The genomic interval TGTAACGAAAATGttcaggtaaaaaaaaaaaaaaaaggatgtCCTCTTagaaattttaattttcaaGAATTcagaaaaaaacataaaaatgcAATTTTGATTTCATCTGTTGTTTCTGCTATGGCTCTTTTATTTGGTACTGCATATGGTATAGGACTTCATTTGAATAACAAAACATTCACAAAAAGTATTTTAGATGTaggaaagaaaaaatcaGCATCAAGATCACCTCACCTTAAACttaaataaatgataataggaaatgaaaaaatataaataagttaatatttttacagAACCccacaaaaaatattatatgatttataaataatatttttttttttttaagttttgtttttttggtttcctttttttttttttttttttttttataattcattgtatatatattatatatatatatatatatatttatttatttattttaattaaagaataatttttcattaacttaaatattaatatataacataattgTATGAACACTTGTGTAATTAAAgtgcaatttttttttttttttatttatataaacaaattaaaaaaaaaaaaaaaaaaaaaaaaaatttaaatactcggataaaaatataaacaatcttctaagatatatatatatatatatatattgtaatattGAATTCTAAAATATAAGGATAGCATAAAGATGaattgaattatttaaaatgtgACGCGTTTAAATAAGCATGGTAAATGGATATatgtcacatatatatatatatatatatatatataatatgcgCATTATTAGTTCATGTgcctaataaaaataaagagaaatatcccattttgttattatattaccAAAAAATAGTatcacatatacatataatatatatatatatattattcactCATATTTGTAAATTCTTCCTTTATTGACAACAAATTTTTGTTCATCAAAATATCGTCAATATCTTCAAAGTCGGCATTATTTGTTTCTTCGTCTTTACTCCATTGaaagtttttatttttttttaccaatATTTCTGTTACACCCCTTTCAAAAGAATTTTTATGAAACAGAAAATACTGAGTAATTTTGaaatcattatttaataccTCTTCTAAtgatttttcataattatataaataataagaaaaccAAAACATACAACTAAAATAGCAATTAGAATAAATATCAGATAATAACCTTTTACAgaaatcattattatctttttttaattttgttattaAATCTTCCAAGGTATTAGCACTactataatatgtattaatattattaattaact from Plasmodium sp. gorilla clade G2 genome assembly, contig: PADLG01_00_14, whole genome shotgun sequence carries:
- a CDS encoding early transcribed membrane protein 12, putative; the protein is MKLFKILYFIAALLAINLIAPSVCNENVQVKKKKKGCPLRNFNFQEFRKKHKNAILISSVVSAMALLFGTAYGIGLHLNNKTFTKSILDVGKKKSASRSPHLKLK